A window from Chlamydiota bacterium encodes these proteins:
- a CDS encoding thiazole biosynthesis protein, whose translation MKGLKGLDDVAISRIIVEEYTKEFLAHLDCDAAVVGAGPSGLVAAQYLARGGMKVAVYERRLSVGGGMWGGGMMCGRCVFQEASLPILREAGVRVKDRGDGYYTTDSIETVACLCATAVKAGARIFNLLSAEDVMIRGARVTGVVLQWTAVEAARLHVDPLTAGARFVVDATGHAAEIANIIVRKIGKKLLTETGDLLGEKPMWAERGERTIVAHTKEIYPGVQVAGMAANAVFGGPRMGPIFGGMLLSGKLAAERILSASGRKQLPRPR comes from the coding sequence ATGAAAGGCCTGAAAGGGCTCGACGATGTGGCGATTTCGCGCATCATCGTCGAGGAGTACACGAAAGAGTTTTTGGCGCACCTCGACTGCGACGCGGCGGTCGTCGGCGCGGGGCCGTCGGGGCTCGTCGCCGCGCAGTACCTGGCGCGGGGGGGGATGAAGGTCGCCGTCTACGAGCGGCGGTTGTCGGTGGGCGGCGGGATGTGGGGCGGCGGCATGATGTGCGGCCGCTGCGTCTTCCAGGAGGCCTCCCTGCCGATTCTCCGCGAGGCCGGCGTGCGCGTCAAGGACCGCGGGGACGGCTACTACACGACCGACTCGATCGAGACGGTGGCCTGTCTCTGCGCGACGGCGGTGAAGGCGGGGGCGCGGATATTCAACCTGCTCTCGGCGGAGGACGTGATGATCCGCGGCGCGCGCGTGACCGGCGTGGTGCTCCAGTGGACCGCGGTGGAGGCGGCGCGGCTCCACGTCGACCCGCTGACCGCCGGCGCCAGATTTGTGGTGGACGCGACCGGCCACGCCGCGGAGATCGCCAACATCATCGTCCGCAAGATCGGGAAAAAGCTTCTGACGGAGACCGGCGACCTCCTCGGCGAGAAGCCGATGTGGGCGGAGCGTGGGGAGAGGACGATCGTCGCGCACACGAAGGAGATCTATCCCGGCGTCCAGGTGGCCGGGATGGCGGCCAACGCAGTTTTCGGCGGCCCCCGGATGGGGCCGATCTTCGGCGGGATGCTCCTCTCGGGGAAACTGGCGGCGGAACGGATCCTCTCCGCAAGCGGCAGAAAACAGTTGCCGCGTCCCCGCTGA
- a CDS encoding PaaI family thioesterase gives MPALRLSDDRWCFACGEKNPAGLKLVFSAAPDGALRASFSFRKEHQGYEGIVHGGLIGLVLDEIMLNLAWRMGLRAVTAALDLRFREAVRVGERVEFTGRITGRKGRLVLAEAEARSPDGALVAEAKAKCLLVD, from the coding sequence ATGCCCGCGCTCCGACTGAGCGACGACCGGTGGTGTTTCGCCTGCGGGGAGAAGAACCCCGCGGGGCTCAAGCTTGTTTTCTCCGCCGCCCCCGACGGCGCGCTCCGCGCCTCGTTCTCCTTCCGCAAGGAACATCAGGGGTACGAGGGGATCGTCCACGGCGGCCTGATCGGCCTCGTGTTGGACGAGATCATGCTGAACCTCGCCTGGCGGATGGGCCTGCGCGCGGTCACCGCCGCGCTCGACCTCCGGTTCAGGGAGGCCGTCCGGGTGGGGGAGCGGGTGGAGTTCACCGGGCGGATCACGGGGCGGAAGGGGAGGCTCGTGCTCGCGGAGGCGGAGGCGCGCTCCCCGGACGGCGCCCTGGTCGCCGAGGCGAAGGCCAAGTGCCTCCTGGTGGACTGA
- a CDS encoding NAD+ synthase: MKVALAQINPTIGDFRGNVRRILRAVRRAERGGADLCVCPEMCITGYPTRDLLLNRDFVDDNLKALQRLAAEVGAMPVVAGFAARNRSSVGKGLFNAGALIRNGAVRRVFRKMLLPTYDVFDERRYFDPACDVTVAAIAGRRVGFAICEDIWNPPEFWQRRFYAADPVEMLAGKGAELLIAISASPFAIGHQALRRSIASRIAARHGIPLCYVNQTGGNDELVFDGNSFAVDAGGALIAQGKAFSEDLVFVCDDGPPLASPRREGPPEESVCEALILGVRDYARKCGFRDAVVGLSGGLDSAVTACIAARALGRGHVRGVAMPSPYSSRGSVRDARLLARNLGIDFSVVPISPVYRAYLRTLAPHLRRRRDTTEENIQARIRGNILMAFSNRYGALVLSTGNKSEMAVGYCTLYGDMAGGLAVLSDVPKTLVYRLARHLNRGGELIPAASIAKPPSAELRPDQTDQDTLPPYEELDAVLSRYVEKRQGPAEIVAAGYGRRLVCDIIRKVERNEYKRQQAPPGLKVTSKAFGSGRRIPLAQRYY, from the coding sequence ATGAAGGTCGCGCTCGCGCAGATAAACCCGACGATCGGCGACTTTCGCGGCAACGTGCGCCGCATCCTCCGCGCCGTCCGCCGGGCGGAGCGGGGGGGGGCGGATCTCTGCGTCTGCCCCGAGATGTGCATCACCGGCTACCCGACCCGCGACCTCCTCCTCAACCGCGACTTCGTCGACGACAACCTGAAGGCGCTCCAACGGCTCGCCGCCGAGGTCGGGGCGATGCCGGTCGTGGCGGGTTTCGCCGCCCGGAACCGGTCGTCCGTCGGCAAGGGACTCTTCAACGCCGGGGCCCTCATCCGCAACGGCGCGGTGCGGCGGGTCTTCCGCAAGATGCTCCTCCCCACCTACGACGTCTTCGACGAGCGCCGGTACTTCGACCCCGCCTGCGACGTGACCGTCGCCGCCATCGCGGGGCGGCGGGTCGGGTTCGCCATCTGCGAGGATATCTGGAACCCGCCGGAGTTCTGGCAGCGGCGCTTCTACGCCGCCGACCCGGTCGAGATGCTGGCGGGGAAGGGGGCGGAGCTGCTGATCGCCATCTCGGCCTCGCCGTTCGCGATCGGGCACCAGGCGCTGCGCCGCTCGATCGCGTCGCGCATCGCCGCGCGCCATGGGATCCCCCTCTGCTACGTCAACCAGACGGGGGGAAACGACGAACTGGTCTTCGACGGGAACAGCTTCGCCGTGGACGCGGGCGGGGCGCTCATCGCGCAGGGGAAGGCGTTCTCCGAGGACCTCGTCTTCGTCTGCGACGACGGCCCGCCCCTCGCCTCCCCCCGCCGGGAGGGCCCCCCGGAGGAGTCCGTGTGCGAGGCGCTGATCCTCGGGGTCAGGGACTACGCGCGGAAGTGCGGTTTCCGGGACGCGGTGGTGGGGTTGAGCGGGGGGCTCGACTCGGCGGTGACCGCCTGCATCGCGGCGCGGGCGCTTGGGCGGGGGCACGTGCGCGGCGTCGCGATGCCGTCGCCCTACTCGTCCAGGGGGAGCGTCAGGGACGCGCGCCTCCTCGCCCGTAACCTCGGCATCGACTTCTCCGTCGTTCCGATCAGCCCGGTCTACCGGGCGTACCTCCGGACGCTCGCGCCGCATCTCCGCCGCCGCCGCGACACGACGGAGGAGAACATCCAGGCGCGCATCCGCGGCAACATCCTGATGGCGTTCTCGAACAGGTACGGCGCCCTCGTGCTCTCGACCGGGAACAAGTCGGAGATGGCGGTCGGCTACTGCACCCTGTACGGGGACATGGCGGGCGGGCTCGCGGTGCTCTCCGACGTGCCCAAGACGCTCGTCTACCGCCTCGCGCGGCACCTCAACCGGGGGGGGGAGCTGATTCCGGCCGCGAGCATCGCGAAACCCCCGTCGGCGGAACTCAGGCCCGACCAGACGGACCAGGACACCTTGCCCCCGTACGAGGAGCTCGACGCGGTGCTCTCCCGCTACGTGGAGAAGCGGCAGGGACCCGCGGAGATCGTCGCCGCGGGGTACGGGCGGAGGCTCGTCTGCGACATCATCAGGAAGGTGGAGCGGAACGAGTACAAGCGGCAGCAGGCGCCCCCCGGCCTGAAGGTCACCTCGAAGGCGTTCGGGAGCGGGCGGCGAATCCCGCTCGCGCAGCGCTACTACTGA
- a CDS encoding SoxR reducing system RseC family protein, translating into MREEGTVLALDGDTARVRIARRGACGGCRVCAAIGPGGMVIEALNSAGAKVGDRVRVEAAGPDPLRAALLVYGLPLALLVAGCLGGTALTGSQTAGMGVGFAAFLLAYGALHRYDRRMRKTGACAATVVERITDGGKSADGICG; encoded by the coding sequence ATGAGGGAAGAGGGCACGGTGCTCGCGCTCGACGGCGACACGGCGCGGGTGCGCATCGCCCGCCGCGGCGCCTGCGGCGGTTGCCGCGTCTGCGCGGCGATCGGGCCCGGGGGGATGGTGATCGAGGCGCTGAACTCCGCGGGGGCGAAGGTCGGCGACAGGGTGAGGGTCGAGGCGGCGGGGCCGGATCCGCTGCGCGCGGCCCTCCTGGTGTACGGTCTGCCGCTTGCGCTCCTCGTCGCGGGCTGCCTCGGCGGAACCGCCTTGACCGGCTCCCAGACCGCCGGGATGGGCGTCGGATTCGCCGCCTTCCTCCTCGCCTACGGAGCCCTGCACCGCTACGACAGGCGGATGCGGAAAACAGGCGCCTGCGCGGCGACGGTCGTGGAACGGATAACAGACGGAGGCAAGAGTGCCGACGGCATCTGCGGGTGA